A single region of the Novipirellula aureliae genome encodes:
- a CDS encoding alpha-amylase family glycosyl hydrolase, which yields MIRSNLSSLRNGSLNAEQRERVYQAELSLKRLAPRLQAHFEMRVAEGYDVSDEVQHEFEVRLEEHWVDLFSLLFDLYGTRYDFFYHLEQIMVTAIDAWVKRPPGLRSLDHRRANDPDWFASEKIVGGALYVDLFSDNLGKLSDSIGYFKELGLTYLHLMPLFAVRPGDNDGGYAISNYRSIDPRLGTIEDLRNLSEKLREAGILLVLDFVFNHTSDDHDWAKLAQSGDMEYQKFYYIFPDREKPDQYEQTLREIFPTVRRGNFTWHDGMQQWVWTTFNNFQWDLNYTNPAVFRAMAEEMFFIASTGVDILRLDAVAFIWKQMGTSCENLPEAHKLIQAFNRLTRIATPSLLFKSEAIVHPDDVVKYISPRECQISYNPTLMALLWESLATRNVRLLTRSLSHRHKLPPHTAWVNYLRCHDDIGWTFDDADAAALGINAYDHRQFLNRFYTGQFEGSFARGVPFQENLATGDMRIAGTLASLAGLELAIEEGSEEGKELAIRRMLLLEAITLSIGGIPLLYLGEEWGMLNDYDFVKDPAKAGDTRWIHRPKMKWEFLQELDDTIGPEGGSIRRRIFRSLQKLIAVRKNMHAFAGQQMELVNTGNPHLLSFIRIVDSHRLIVMANFDDSPQSFDGNRLRTVGLGRFFKDALTDKQYGTSEPIELGAYQFLWLQRI from the coding sequence ATGATCAGATCGAACCTTAGTAGTCTTCGCAACGGCAGTCTCAACGCCGAACAACGCGAGCGAGTCTACCAGGCCGAGCTGTCACTCAAGCGGCTTGCGCCTCGATTGCAAGCTCACTTTGAAATGCGTGTCGCCGAAGGTTATGACGTAAGCGACGAGGTCCAGCACGAGTTTGAGGTTCGCCTTGAAGAACATTGGGTCGACTTGTTTTCGCTGTTGTTCGACTTGTACGGGACCCGCTACGATTTCTTTTACCATTTAGAGCAAATCATGGTGACGGCGATTGACGCTTGGGTCAAACGTCCACCCGGCCTGCGCAGCTTGGATCACCGCCGTGCAAACGATCCCGATTGGTTCGCCTCGGAAAAGATTGTCGGCGGTGCGTTGTATGTCGACTTGTTTAGCGACAATCTCGGCAAACTGAGTGATTCCATCGGCTACTTCAAAGAGCTGGGGCTTACCTATTTGCACCTCATGCCTTTGTTCGCCGTGCGCCCAGGCGACAACGATGGCGGCTACGCGATCAGCAACTATCGCTCGATCGACCCCCGGCTTGGTACAATCGAAGACCTGCGGAATTTGTCTGAAAAGCTTCGTGAAGCAGGTATCTTGTTGGTTTTAGACTTCGTCTTCAACCATACCTCTGACGATCACGATTGGGCTAAGTTGGCTCAATCGGGGGACATGGAATACCAGAAGTTCTACTACATCTTTCCCGATCGTGAAAAACCGGATCAATACGAACAAACGCTCCGCGAGATTTTTCCTACCGTCCGACGGGGCAATTTCACCTGGCACGACGGGATGCAGCAGTGGGTTTGGACAACGTTCAATAATTTCCAGTGGGATTTGAACTACACCAACCCGGCGGTTTTTCGAGCGATGGCGGAAGAGATGTTCTTTATCGCCAGTACAGGTGTCGATATTTTGAGGCTCGACGCCGTCGCCTTCATTTGGAAACAAATGGGGACAAGCTGCGAAAATTTGCCAGAAGCCCATAAGCTGATCCAAGCCTTCAATCGACTCACGCGAATCGCAACCCCAAGTTTGTTGTTCAAGTCCGAAGCGATTGTGCATCCAGACGATGTTGTGAAATACATCAGCCCACGCGAGTGTCAGATCTCGTACAATCCGACGTTGATGGCGTTGCTGTGGGAATCGTTGGCAACGCGCAATGTCAGACTTCTGACCCGTTCACTCAGCCATCGCCACAAATTACCGCCCCACACCGCTTGGGTAAATTATCTTCGCTGTCACGACGATATTGGGTGGACGTTCGATGATGCCGATGCCGCTGCGCTCGGCATCAATGCTTACGATCACCGACAATTCTTGAATCGATTTTATACCGGTCAATTCGAAGGGTCATTCGCACGAGGGGTGCCGTTTCAAGAGAATTTGGCAACCGGCGATATGCGTATCGCAGGCACGCTGGCGTCGCTCGCGGGTTTGGAACTCGCGATCGAAGAGGGGAGTGAGGAAGGAAAGGAGCTCGCCATTCGCCGTATGCTTCTGCTCGAAGCGATCACGCTAAGTATAGGCGGCATTCCACTACTCTACCTGGGCGAAGAATGGGGAATGCTAAACGATTACGATTTCGTCAAAGACCCTGCCAAGGCAGGCGACACGCGTTGGATCCATCGTCCAAAAATGAAGTGGGAGTTTTTGCAGGAGCTTGATGATACGATCGGACCGGAGGGCGGATCGATACGACGCCGTATTTTCCGGTCGCTGCAAAAATTGATTGCCGTTCGAAAAAATATGCACGCGTTTGCGGGTCAACAAATGGAATTGGTAAACACCGGCAATCCACATTTGCTGAGCTTCATTCGCATCGTCGATAGCCACCGCCTGATTGTCATGGCCAATTTTGACGATTCCCCACAATCGTTCGATGGCAACCGATTGCGAACCGTCGGGCTAGGACGCTTTTTCAAGGATGCGTTGACCGACAAACAATACGGAACCAGCGAGCCGATCGAGTTAGGTGCATACCAATTTTTGTGGCTGCAACGAATTTAA
- a CDS encoding HAD-IIB family hydrolase: MNHSEKLTTNVKVLATDLDGTLIPLAGNAQNQADLVELQQFLKENEIELVFVTGRHFASVQNAIAENKLPSPDWIICDVGTTIMHRQSNSMMEVLEAYQAELAQITRGLPVDELSGELESVVGIRKQEAEKQGPFKLSYYADAENLPQVADGVHRVLDRLAAPYSSIISVDPFNGDGLVDLLPAGVSKAFALHWWSRYGKVDQQAIVFAGDSGNDLAALTAGYRAIVVENASDEVKAKARSAHDDAKWGNRLYIATQKATSGVLEGIQVMNHR; encoded by the coding sequence GTGAATCATAGCGAAAAACTGACGACCAACGTAAAGGTTTTGGCGACCGATTTGGATGGAACGTTGATTCCGCTCGCAGGCAATGCTCAGAACCAGGCGGATCTTGTCGAACTTCAGCAGTTCTTGAAAGAAAATGAAATCGAGTTGGTCTTCGTCACAGGGCGGCATTTTGCATCGGTCCAAAATGCAATCGCGGAAAATAAGCTGCCATCACCCGATTGGATCATTTGCGACGTAGGCACAACCATCATGCACCGCCAAAGCAATTCCATGATGGAAGTTCTCGAAGCCTATCAAGCGGAACTCGCCCAAATCACTCGAGGCTTGCCGGTTGATGAATTGTCTGGCGAGCTTGAGTCCGTCGTTGGCATTCGCAAACAAGAAGCGGAAAAACAAGGGCCGTTTAAGCTCAGCTATTATGCAGACGCAGAAAATCTGCCACAGGTTGCCGACGGGGTGCATAGGGTGCTCGATCGATTGGCGGCACCTTATTCATCGATCATTAGCGTCGACCCGTTCAATGGCGATGGACTGGTCGACCTGTTGCCGGCTGGTGTTTCGAAAGCGTTCGCATTGCATTGGTGGAGTCGATATGGGAAGGTCGATCAACAAGCGATCGTCTTCGCTGGCGATTCCGGCAATGACCTGGCAGCTTTAACGGCAGGGTACCGGGCGATTGTGGTGGAGAACGCGTCAGACGAGGTGAAGGCGAAAGCTCGCTCCGCACACGACGATGCGAAATGGGGAAACCGGCTGTATATCGCCACCCAGAAAGCCACCAGCGGTGTGCTCGAAGGGATTCAAGTCATGAACCATCGGTAA
- a CDS encoding DMT family transporter, producing MEDSPATTRDYLKLHFIVFMWGFTSVLGELIDLPAIELVLYRCVIASLTLGIILRQRVLIAGRDRLQLLAVGCLIGLHWVLFFLAVKIANVSVCMVGMATISLWTAILEPLMLPNTRFRRGDLLFGFAVILAVAMIVQSELEHWVGFAVAIFSALVAAVFSILNSPFAQRVRHRVIAFYEMAGAALFCALCLPISAFWLSDGRGLDLQPSLTDFAYLVLLSVVCTVYAFSEYVELLKRLSVFTINFANNLEPVYGMAMGALLFADHRSLGTSFYVGAIAIGVLVLHHTTLSRRKPVAVN from the coding sequence ATGGAGGATTCGCCTGCAACCACACGCGATTACTTGAAGCTGCACTTCATTGTGTTTATGTGGGGCTTCACCAGCGTGTTAGGTGAGCTGATTGATCTGCCGGCAATCGAGTTGGTTCTGTATCGCTGCGTGATTGCTTCGCTTACGCTTGGGATCATTTTGCGTCAGCGCGTGTTGATCGCAGGTCGCGATAGGCTTCAACTCTTGGCGGTGGGCTGTTTGATCGGCCTGCATTGGGTGCTGTTTTTCTTGGCGGTCAAGATCGCCAACGTATCCGTTTGCATGGTAGGCATGGCGACGATCTCGCTATGGACCGCAATTTTGGAGCCATTGATGTTGCCAAATACAAGATTCCGGCGCGGCGATTTGCTGTTCGGTTTTGCGGTCATCTTGGCGGTCGCCATGATCGTGCAAAGTGAGCTGGAGCATTGGGTCGGCTTTGCCGTCGCGATTTTCTCCGCGTTGGTGGCTGCTGTGTTTTCGATTCTTAACAGCCCCTTCGCCCAGCGAGTCAGGCACCGAGTGATCGCATTTTATGAGATGGCAGGAGCTGCACTTTTTTGCGCGTTGTGTTTGCCGATCTCCGCTTTTTGGCTAAGCGATGGCCGGGGGCTCGATTTGCAACCAAGCCTGACGGATTTTGCCTACTTGGTCCTGTTGTCGGTCGTTTGCACCGTTTACGCCTTCAGCGAATATGTGGAACTACTCAAGCGGTTGAGCGTCTTTACGATCAACTTTGCCAACAACTTGGAGCCCGTCTACGGGATGGCGATGGGGGCTCTCTTGTTCGCCGACCACCGGTCATTAGGAACAAGCTTTTATGTCGGGGCGATTGCGATCGGTGTTTTGGTATTGCACCACACGACGTTATCACGGCGAAAACCGGTCGCAGTCAATTAG
- a CDS encoding FliM/FliN family flagellar motor C-terminal domain-containing protein, whose amino-acid sequence MDAGSQPGFSQAVLDIQTTASVVLAQQQISLSRIVNLVPGSMLTFDAHCDEPLTLEVGGHPIALGETVKIGDKFGLRIREVIAE is encoded by the coding sequence ATGGACGCAGGTTCACAACCGGGATTCTCTCAAGCTGTTCTTGACATCCAAACAACCGCAAGCGTGGTTTTGGCCCAGCAGCAAATCTCTCTTAGTCGGATCGTCAATTTGGTGCCTGGTTCAATGCTAACCTTTGATGCTCACTGCGATGAACCACTCACCCTCGAAGTCGGTGGCCACCCGATTGCCTTGGGGGAAACGGTCAAGATCGGAGATAAATTCGGTCTAAGGATCCGTGAAGTCATTGCGGAGTGA
- a CDS encoding NRDE family protein, producing the protein MCLLAVQYRLVPESPILVAANREEYYNRPGLTPSIQSGKPRVLCGIDQKAGGTWLGVNQNGVFVGLCNRATTMPLFGQRSRGSLALDLLRCTSAAKALDKAHAEFAKTRYEGCNIIIADASNGYAIHADERQEVVELEDGLNIIGARNLNDPEDQRVRMARRLLTLQTLDSPVKFLAVASKVFARAPVGPGRPSMVVRNADYGTVCSSLIALGVKPRDAIYQFSNGAPDQAKYEDYSPMLRDILSRGLREARTKAKTS; encoded by the coding sequence ATGTGCTTATTGGCTGTTCAGTATCGCTTGGTTCCCGAAAGTCCCATTTTGGTCGCTGCCAATCGTGAAGAATACTACAATCGTCCAGGTTTAACGCCTTCGATTCAATCCGGGAAACCGCGAGTTCTTTGTGGTATTGACCAGAAAGCTGGCGGAACTTGGTTAGGCGTTAACCAGAATGGCGTATTTGTCGGACTTTGCAACCGGGCTACCACAATGCCGCTATTCGGGCAGCGTTCGCGAGGCTCGCTAGCACTCGATCTTCTGCGGTGCACTTCGGCTGCGAAGGCCCTCGACAAAGCCCATGCGGAGTTTGCGAAGACCCGGTACGAAGGTTGTAACATCATCATCGCGGACGCTAGCAATGGTTATGCAATACACGCCGATGAGCGTCAAGAGGTCGTCGAACTCGAAGATGGCTTGAACATCATCGGTGCTCGCAATTTGAACGATCCCGAAGATCAGCGTGTTCGCATGGCGCGGCGTTTACTGACGCTGCAAACACTCGATTCTCCCGTCAAATTCTTGGCGGTTGCTAGCAAGGTGTTTGCTCGTGCTCCGGTCGGCCCAGGACGCCCGAGTATGGTGGTTCGCAACGCCGATTACGGAACCGTTTGCAGTTCGTTGATTGCTTTGGGCGTGAAGCCACGCGATGCAATTTACCAATTCAGTAACGGTGCACCGGACCAGGCGAAGTATGAAGACTATTCTCCGATGCTGAGAGACATCCTCAGTCGTGGTCTGCGTGAAGCGCGAACCAAGGCCAAGACTTCATAA
- a CDS encoding inositol monophosphatase family protein, translating to MLDPASLLQTATHAARLGGDVLMRYYLDGVEIRNKSAAGGKSYDLVSDADIESEAAIANFLRSVYPDHELLGEESLSNNRTDAEHLWIIDPLDGTNNFAHQMPQFAVSIAYYHEGHPVASVVLNPARDDWFTATRGGGAFHNSRKVSVSDADSLSQSLLGCGFYYDRGPMMRNTLAAIDDFFSRDIHGIRRFGAAAIDLCYIGCGQFDGFFEFKLAPWDFAAGRLFVEEAGGKITDAKGDELKINPSSVVASNGKLHASMIEITSQRA from the coding sequence ATGCTTGACCCCGCCTCCCTACTGCAAACCGCCACACATGCTGCCCGGCTCGGCGGCGATGTATTAATGCGTTATTACCTCGATGGGGTCGAAATCCGCAACAAGTCGGCCGCAGGCGGTAAGTCCTACGACCTCGTCAGCGATGCGGACATTGAGAGCGAAGCTGCCATCGCCAACTTCCTGCGGTCGGTCTATCCCGACCACGAACTGCTGGGCGAAGAATCGTTATCGAATAACCGTACCGACGCGGAGCACCTTTGGATTATCGATCCGCTCGATGGGACAAACAATTTTGCTCACCAGATGCCCCAATTCGCCGTTTCGATTGCCTATTACCACGAGGGTCATCCCGTCGCCTCGGTCGTTTTGAATCCAGCTCGCGACGATTGGTTCACAGCAACTCGGGGGGGCGGCGCCTTCCATAACTCTCGAAAAGTGTCTGTTTCCGACGCCGATTCGCTTAGCCAATCTTTGCTTGGATGCGGTTTTTACTACGACCGCGGCCCCATGATGCGCAACACCTTAGCGGCGATCGATGACTTCTTTAGCCGCGATATCCACGGAATTCGTCGTTTCGGCGCCGCTGCGATCGACCTATGCTACATCGGCTGCGGCCAATTCGACGGCTTTTTCGAATTCAAGTTAGCACCCTGGGATTTTGCTGCCGGGCGATTATTCGTCGAAGAAGCTGGCGGGAAGATAACCGACGCGAAAGGCGATGAACTGAAAATCAATCCCTCGAGCGTTGTCGCCAGCAATGGAAAATTGCACGCGTCGATGATCGAAATCACCTCGCAGCGAGCGTGA
- a CDS encoding zinc-dependent metalloprotease, whose translation MKRIKLFAKSLLPATLSVASFVMMVGLSTPGYADLPSFDKVSEGFTPIAVSDQQKDKGLFNVWQKEKEAQLIGELPKNFAGKNYFLALTVGSGDAYAGLQSGDWVIQWRRYGDRLAVISPNLAIRATGDAESKASVKRLFTDQVLLDLPILAIGPNGGPVIDLDALLIGNATRFFGPSVRITNPRIQKIDSAKVFPENVEIAFEIVGSGGKLQSIHYSFSEVPSSRNGFKARVADERIGYFVTSFADLSKYEDDDTRVRYINRWNLQKRDAKLKLSPPKQPIRFYVEHTTPVRYRRWIKNGVDYWNKAFEKVGLVDAIVIEYQDAQSGAHMEKDPEDVRYNFIRWLNNDVGTAIGPSRVHPETGEILDADIILTDGWIRHFNFNYHELMPKLAMEGASPEMLAWLAKHPNWDPRIRYAPADRVAQLQMQFARDANLPMAGFSMAQADPSLLGDQEYDGLFGAISQKNGLCMAATGKHLDLAIARMNWSLALLDDNDSAKATSKDDKKKEDAEDAEDDKEKVAKEDKEDEKKGKEKEADEELLDGMPEWFVGPLLADLVAHEVGHTLGLRHNFKGSALYTLDEINSEKIKGKKTFASSIMDYAPINYRFDSGEVQGDYGMIDIGPYDYWAIEYGYTFDEKKLEDILKRCSEPELQYATDEDTTGPDPLARRYDFAADPLSYATEQMKLVKLYRENLLDRFVDEGDSWGKARRGYELTLAMQTKNVSMMANWIGGAFVYRDKKGDPGNRPPVEVVPAKDQREALKFVIDTSFYDEAFGLNAALLERMSVDKWLDRGYQAAITSEATWPIHDRILNTQASALTLLMNPTTLRRVYDNEMRLPVEEDALTLPELLDTVGTAVWSELSLECPENRNDREPMISSLRRNLQREHMQRLFDLVLEQSSSTAAYKPISNLARFELVELQKQINESIGRCGDKMDTYTRAHLSEASERIKRVLEAGYSFNSAGQGNTPIMFMFGQESADGVKQ comes from the coding sequence ATGAAACGCATCAAATTGTTTGCGAAATCGCTCTTACCAGCCACGCTTTCGGTGGCCAGCTTCGTCATGATGGTTGGTTTGTCGACCCCAGGTTACGCTGACTTGCCATCTTTCGACAAGGTATCGGAAGGGTTCACGCCGATTGCTGTATCGGACCAGCAAAAAGACAAAGGTCTGTTCAACGTATGGCAGAAAGAAAAGGAAGCCCAGCTGATTGGAGAGTTGCCGAAGAACTTCGCAGGCAAAAACTACTTCCTCGCATTGACGGTCGGTAGCGGCGACGCTTACGCGGGCCTTCAATCGGGGGATTGGGTAATTCAATGGCGTCGTTATGGTGATCGGTTAGCCGTGATCTCGCCGAACTTGGCAATCCGAGCAACGGGTGATGCCGAATCGAAAGCATCGGTGAAGCGATTGTTTACCGATCAAGTGTTGCTCGATTTGCCAATCTTGGCGATCGGTCCCAACGGAGGCCCGGTAATCGATTTAGACGCACTGCTGATCGGCAATGCTACCCGTTTCTTCGGCCCCTCCGTTCGCATCACGAATCCACGCATTCAGAAGATTGATTCCGCAAAAGTCTTTCCTGAAAACGTCGAGATTGCTTTCGAGATTGTCGGTAGCGGTGGAAAGCTGCAATCGATTCACTATTCCTTCAGTGAAGTGCCCTCCTCTCGAAACGGGTTCAAGGCGCGCGTTGCTGACGAACGGATCGGTTACTTCGTGACCTCGTTTGCTGATCTCAGTAAGTACGAAGACGATGACACTCGCGTCCGTTACATCAACCGTTGGAACCTACAAAAACGGGATGCAAAACTAAAGCTAAGTCCACCGAAGCAGCCGATTCGTTTTTATGTCGAGCATACCACACCTGTTCGTTATCGACGTTGGATCAAGAACGGGGTCGACTATTGGAACAAAGCTTTTGAAAAAGTTGGTTTGGTCGATGCGATTGTGATCGAGTACCAGGATGCTCAAAGCGGTGCTCACATGGAGAAAGATCCCGAAGATGTTCGCTACAATTTCATTCGTTGGCTAAACAATGACGTCGGCACCGCGATCGGACCTAGCCGCGTGCATCCGGAAACGGGAGAAATCCTTGATGCTGATATCATCTTGACCGATGGTTGGATTCGTCACTTTAACTTCAATTACCACGAATTGATGCCCAAGTTGGCGATGGAAGGAGCGAGTCCAGAAATGTTGGCATGGTTGGCAAAACATCCTAACTGGGACCCCCGCATCCGCTATGCTCCAGCGGATCGTGTCGCGCAACTGCAAATGCAATTCGCCCGTGACGCAAATTTGCCGATGGCAGGCTTCTCGATGGCTCAAGCCGATCCATCCTTGCTGGGCGACCAGGAATACGATGGCCTGTTCGGGGCGATCAGCCAAAAGAATGGTCTTTGCATGGCTGCGACTGGCAAGCACCTCGATCTGGCAATTGCCCGAATGAATTGGAGCCTCGCCCTCTTGGACGACAATGACTCGGCAAAAGCGACGTCCAAGGACGATAAAAAGAAAGAGGACGCAGAGGATGCGGAGGACGACAAGGAAAAAGTAGCAAAAGAGGACAAGGAAGACGAGAAGAAGGGAAAAGAAAAGGAGGCCGATGAAGAGTTGTTAGATGGCATGCCGGAATGGTTCGTTGGCCCGTTGTTGGCTGACCTTGTCGCTCACGAGGTCGGGCACACGCTTGGGCTTCGTCACAACTTCAAAGGCTCGGCTTTGTACACACTTGATGAGATCAATAGCGAAAAGATTAAGGGGAAAAAGACCTTTGCTTCTTCGATCATGGATTATGCGCCCATCAACTATCGCTTTGACTCGGGTGAGGTCCAAGGCGATTATGGGATGATCGACATCGGACCCTATGATTATTGGGCGATTGAGTATGGTTACACGTTTGACGAAAAAAAACTTGAGGACATTCTGAAGCGATGCAGTGAACCTGAACTGCAATATGCAACCGACGAGGATACCACCGGACCCGACCCGCTGGCACGACGGTACGACTTTGCTGCGGACCCCTTGTCGTATGCAACCGAGCAAATGAAGCTTGTCAAGCTCTACCGCGAAAATTTGCTTGATCGATTTGTCGACGAAGGAGACAGTTGGGGCAAGGCGCGTCGTGGTTACGAATTGACATTGGCCATGCAGACCAAGAACGTCAGTATGATGGCGAATTGGATCGGCGGTGCATTTGTCTATCGTGACAAAAAAGGCGATCCTGGAAACCGTCCTCCCGTAGAAGTGGTGCCTGCGAAAGATCAACGCGAAGCGTTAAAGTTTGTCATCGACACCAGTTTTTACGACGAAGCGTTTGGATTGAACGCAGCGTTACTTGAGCGAATGAGCGTCGATAAGTGGCTTGACCGCGGCTATCAAGCGGCAATAACCAGCGAAGCGACCTGGCCCATTCACGATCGTATCTTGAACACTCAAGCATCGGCATTGACGCTACTGATGAATCCGACGACGCTTCGCCGGGTCTACGACAACGAGATGCGGCTTCCCGTCGAGGAGGATGCGTTGACGCTACCCGAATTGCTCGACACCGTGGGGACGGCGGTATGGAGCGAACTGAGCTTGGAATGCCCCGAGAACCGAAACGATCGCGAGCCCATGATTAGCTCGCTTCGCCGCAACTTGCAGCGTGAGCATATGCAGCGATTATTTGATTTGGTGCTTGAGCAATCTTCCAGCACCGCGGCTTACAAGCCGATCAGCAACCTGGCTCGGTTTGAGCTCGTGGAACTGCAAAAGCAGATCAACGAGTCGATCGGCCGTTGCGGTGACAAGATGGACACCTACACACGAGCTCACTTGTCGGAGGCGTCGGAGCGAATCAAGCGAGTGCTTGAGGCGGGCTACAGTTTCAATTCGGCAGGCCAAGGCAACACGCCGATTATGTTCATGTTTGGCCAAGAATCTGCAGATGGCGTGAAGCAATAA
- a CDS encoding dihydroorotate dehydrogenase produces MSIDLTTHYGGLVLRSPIAIGACPLTAQQPMRMAIERAGAGAIVLPTLFEEQVLRWNQRRGRMLTLRELRVLERASRMQIESDIKDAESYLALVHQASSEMTIPVLANLCGENPSIWFDFAMELQEAGASAIELNLHHPPPREFSCPRDIEDQIVESVKSIRDCIGIPLYVQLSREYTSLSHLAVRLLHGAQGLVLFGRTPKLDILLDSFELTHKWTLTPISSVSNSLESIMRVHSFCPVMPLAACGGIHRSSDVIKVLLAGADVAMVASAVYREGPDVIRTMLDGLIVFMERHRMRSIAELHPSRPLYFSNEEDRLDYVQALSRRYDPDNEWKGQRAMQGDRWGHPYTP; encoded by the coding sequence ATGAGTATCGATCTGACGACCCATTATGGTGGCTTGGTTTTACGGTCGCCGATTGCGATCGGAGCGTGTCCTTTGACGGCTCAACAGCCGATGCGAATGGCGATTGAGCGAGCCGGTGCGGGTGCCATTGTGTTGCCAACGCTCTTCGAAGAGCAGGTTCTGCGTTGGAATCAGCGTCGCGGTCGAATGCTGACACTCCGTGAGCTGCGGGTGCTTGAGCGAGCTTCGCGGATGCAAATCGAGAGTGATATCAAAGATGCCGAATCTTATCTTGCCCTCGTTCATCAAGCGAGCAGCGAGATGACGATTCCGGTTTTGGCCAATCTTTGCGGCGAAAACCCCAGTATTTGGTTCGATTTTGCAATGGAGTTGCAAGAGGCAGGTGCCAGCGCCATCGAATTGAATTTGCATCACCCGCCGCCTCGCGAATTTTCTTGCCCGCGAGATATCGAGGATCAGATTGTGGAATCGGTCAAATCGATTCGTGATTGCATTGGCATTCCGCTTTACGTTCAATTGAGTCGAGAATACACCAGTTTGAGTCATTTAGCGGTTCGTCTGCTTCATGGAGCACAAGGCTTGGTGCTGTTTGGCCGCACGCCCAAGCTCGATATTCTTCTCGATAGCTTCGAATTGACACACAAATGGACGCTCACGCCGATTAGCTCGGTCTCCAATTCGCTGGAGTCGATCATGCGAGTCCATTCATTTTGCCCCGTCATGCCATTGGCGGCTTGCGGAGGGATTCACCGTTCTAGCGACGTGATCAAGGTACTGTTAGCGGGAGCAGACGTTGCAATGGTTGCATCGGCGGTCTATCGCGAGGGGCCAGACGTGATTCGCACGATGCTCGATGGGCTGATCGTCTTTATGGAGCGTCATCGAATGCGATCGATCGCGGAACTCCATCCGAGTCGCCCACTGTACTTCAGCAATGAAGAGGATCGCCTGGACTATGTTCAAGCATTATCGCGTCGCTATGATCCGGATAACGAGTGGAAGGGACAACGGGCGATGCAAGGAGACCGCTGGGGGCACCCTTATACACCGTGA